The DNA segment ATGTCTTATATGAGATTAATATGTTGATAAAGAAAATTGGAATTGAAAATTTTGGATGTTATAGAAAGGAAACTAAGTTTGCTTTTAACGACGGATCTTTCCTTATAGGTGCAAATAATTCAGGGAAGTCTTTTGTTTTAAAGGCAATTGAAGTATTCTTTGACAGTGATAAATTTAATTCTGACTTAATAAATAAATCCGAGTATACAAATAAAGGAAAGAACTATAATAAATCACGAATTGAAATTGAATTTAATTTGGGAAAAATTAAATCCGATGCCTTAAAGAAAAGGTTAAGAGATCTTCTCGGTAAAAACGAAAAAATCGTAAAAACTTTTACCTTTCGTGAAGTCTCAAAGACAATTTTAATTGAATATACGATACAGAGTAAAAAGTATACTGATGAGAATTTACATGAAGACATTAAGAAACTCTTAGGCTCTATTTCTATCTCCTACATACATCCCCAAGAAGGTAGAGAGATTCTACTCAATGCTCAAGCAAAATTAAAGGAGCGTTTGCTTGCAAATTGGGGGAGACATTCATCGATCTCTGAAAGTATTGATCAGCTTAAAAATTCTTGGTTGGAACTCCGCGAAAGAGCGAATTCCTACTTATCAAGTTCGTTAACGGCAAATTTGAAAAACATATGGCCTACTTGTGAAATTAAAATTAACCTCCCGCAAAATATTGAGGAAGTATTGGCCATTTCTGACATAGAGTTTCGAGGAGATCCGACTTTGCCAGAGATAAACATTACTTCTCAGGGGACAGGTGCGCAAACGACTATACTTTTCCAAACTCACTTCCTTTTGGATAGTGATAGAAGCTTGCATCGAGGTGAATATCATCCGGTTTGGCTGTTAGAAGAGCCTGAGTCTTTCTTGCATGCTGATATTACGATAAAACTAGGAAAATTACTCAATTCAAGCGAATGGCTAAAAAATATTCAAATTATTACCACTACACATTCTCCATTGTTGATTGCTACTTCGAATATCAATTCATCAAATATTAGATGGAGCTTATTGGAAAAAGCTGAGATAGTGAAAACGGAAACTTCTGATCGGTGGTCAGAGTCTGATATAAAAGAAATGGGAAAGATGCTTGGCGATTCCAATTTTCTAACATATTTCGAAACTATAAATAAAGATAGCGCATTATTCATTGAAGATACTCGAAAAGAGACTATCGAAATGTATTCGAGTGTGGGTATAGAAATTAAGAAGGCTTTAAATGGAATAGGAGAAGTAAAGAAATATATTGAAGTAATTGAATCATATTCTGACCATCTTAATAGCCCGATTTTTTTCCTTGTTGATTGCGATGAAGGAAAGTCGCAAATAGAAATTTTCCTAAAAAATCAAAAAAGTGAAAGAAAAGGAGTGAAACTATACGAGTATAGAAAAAATCTATTTATAATACTCTTACCCCCCACGTTTGCGATTGAAAACCTTTTCGAAGAATATGATTCGATTGTAAAAAGAGGAATTGCGCATATAGTTGATTCTAATCTTAAACCTGTTCAAGTGGTAGCATCAAATTTCTCTCGAGCCCATGGGCATATGAGAGGTAAAAAATACACAAATGAGCAGGAGGTAATACTAGATCTTAGAAAACAGCAAGATTTTAAAGACTATTTTTGGGCTGAAGTGAAAAAGAATGCTTTAACTATTTCAAATGATTATGTTGAAATTATTAAAGAGTATTTATCTTATCGTTAGTCACGTCGCATAACTGTCGGTGCTTCCGCTACGTTCGTGGATCGCTAACGCGACCACTCACTCGGGCTACGCCACATTTCACTACTGTCACTCGCCTTGCAGAGCAAGTCTCGCGCCAGTGTGAAACGTCGGAACACCTTGGTCGTTAGACGAAACTATCGGAAAATTATGACAAAAAATAAAATCACGTATTATTTAGGCGCGGGTGTGAGTGTTGATACTATTCCAGTAGTGGAAAAGTTTACCGATGATATGGATTCGATTGCTGGCTTAATTGATCATTTTATACACGGCGGTAAAAGCCATTCAGCAAAAGACCCGAATTTGTATTTCAAAGAGGACGGTAAAAGCCGCTATAAGCTATATGAAGATTTGAAATCTCTAAAATCGATTTTAAGCGAACATGCATCCTTTGATACCTATGCAAGAATTCAGTATCTTAGAAAAAACTATCAAGACTTAAAACGGCTTAAGTATATGCTCAGTTTGTATCTAATCTTATTGCAATTAATGAAGAAAACAAACAAGCGATATGAATCGTTCTTAGCTAGTATCGCAGAAGTAGATGATAATAGCAGTAAATTGAGTCTTCCAGAGAACGTAAATTTTATATCCTGGAACTACGATATGCAGCTTGAAAAGGCGATCACTGAATTAATGGGGCACGAGGCTCATAATACTGTTTATCAAATATTAAATGTAATGCCTTCGATATACAATGTCCTTAAAGAAGAAAATCCGTTTCTCATTAAGCTTAATGGGACGGCTTCCTTTCACTATATTTTTGACCAATCGAGAGATTTTGTAGAATATCTATTTTCAAAGAGAAATTTTAACGGTATTAAGGAATTGCTAAATTATTATGAAGATATAATTGCAAATCCCCTAATGAACGCTCCTTTTGCATTTTCTTGGGAAAGAGAAGATTCAATGGTAGAGAGTTGCAGAGAAAAAGCTAAAGAATTGATGTCGCAGACAAATATCTTAGTTACTATTGGTTATTCTTTTCCTGTTTTTAATCGCAAAATTGATCGTGAATTACTCAATATGGGAAAAAATATAACTAAAATCTATGTCCAAAATTTAGATAATTCCGGTATTATTGTTCGACTTTCGAGTTTAATTGATCGGCCAATCGATATAGTCTCAATAACTGACGTTAGCCAATTTTATATTCCATTTGAACTTGTGTAAGATCCGATAGCTTCGTCTAACTGTCGGTGCTTCCGCTCCGCTCGGAGATCGCTAACGCGACTCACTCGCTCGGGCTACGCCACATTTGCTTCTGTCACTCGTCTTGCAGTTGCAAGCCTCGCGCCATTGCAAACGTCGGAACACCTTGGTCGTTATGCGAAATGTGGGGTAAAATTGCCCCCTTTCTCATAAGTACTATTGGTAGTGTTTGCCTTTGATTTCAAGATTATTTTTACAAAAATGGACAATATTTAAACTAGAATCTTTGTATTGACATTAGGCACACGTCTAATAGTATAGATAGGTGATCTTTGATTGGGATAATGACAAGAACGAAACCTTAAAATCTGAGCGAAATATAAGCTTTGAGAGGGTAGTTGTTGAAATTGAATCCGGATCAGTTTTAGAAATCTTAAAGCATCCGAATAAGAAAAAGTATCCTAATCAAATCTTACTAATTGTGGAAATTGATAATTATGCTTGGGTAATTCCTGCAATTGAGAGCAAGGATACGTTCTTCTTTAAAACAGCATATCCTTCAAGGAAATACACTAGTATATATTTACCGGAGGCAAATTTATGAAATATAAACTTAGCCAAGAAGAAAAAGATTTAGAATCTTCTATTGAGAGAAATGAATGGAAGCCGGTTGATAATAAAGCTCAGTATTTAAAAAAATTCAAATCTGCTGCCAAGAATACTTTGTTAAAAGATAAAAGAATGAATATCAGGATAGCTGGAAAAGATATTCAATTATTGAAAACCAAAGCATTAGAAATTGGAATTCCTTATCAGACTTTGGTTTCAAGTATATTGCATCAGTATGTTACTGGTAAATTAACAGAGCGCTAAACAAAACCCCACACTTCGCATAACTATCGGTGCTTCCGCTCCGCTCGGAGATCGCTAACGCGACTCACTCGCTCGGCCTTCGGCACATTGGCTCAGTCACTCGAATTGCAGAGACAATTCTCGCGCCTGTCTTCGCTTTGCTCAGCGCGCCAACGTCGTCAAGCCTTGGTCGTTAGTTGCAATTCTGGCTTAAAGACGATTTTGATCCGAAAAACTTAAAATCAAATATGAAATGAATCCATACTTAGTTTTTTCAAAGATTTAATGAATTCTTGATCAAAAGTAACAATTCGCGCTTCTAATACTTTACCGGCAGCAGCCAAAACTCCATCGCCATAATCTTTAATATTTTTTGGCCACAATGATAGTATTATTTCTGGATAATACGCCGCCTCAAAGGTAACGCCTGGATTTGCCAAAAGATCTTGAACTATCTGGTTTATTTCTTTTTGCTCAATAGAATAAATACTTTTGAAAACAAAAACAATTTCTGAAATATTATGAGAGGTTAGAATGACCTCATATTCTAATCGCGAGATTCTTTCCCAAAATAAGACCATTTTTTCATGTTGTTCTTGGTTTCTCTTATTTAAGAATGATATATAACAATTAGTATCTAGAATGAGTTTCATTTAGAGTATTTCTTAGCTCTTTCTCCCCAGGCTTTCTTAATGTCTGATTTAATATCAGCGGATCCTTTATTGAGAAACCCTTTGTATTTAAGAAATGGCTTATTTGCCGATTCTATATGGATTCCTTGCTCATCAATAGACCATTCAATAACATCTTCCATAGAGAGTTTCAGGGAATCTCTTATTTCCTTAGGAATTGTTATTTGGTATTTTGAAGTGATTTTGGACCTAAGCTTCATGTCCTTACAATAAGATAAAAGGTAAGGAATTGTCAAGGCGAAAAAGCCAGAACTGCAACTAACTGTCGGTGCTTCCGCTACGTTCGTGGATCGCTAACGCGACCACTCACTCGGGCTACGCCACATTTTGCTTTGTCACTGCGTTTGCAGAGCAAACTCGTTCCAACGCAAAACGTCGGAACACCTTGGTCGTTATGCGAAAGTGGCGGGTAATGTATTCTTTGCGCGCAATGAAGAAGTTCATTTAAGAGTTTGAATTCTGTATTGAAAACTTTCGAAAAGAACTTTACATATATATAGCTATTTTTATGCTTAAAAAGTGCGCTTTGAATGGGATGTCGAAAAAGAGAAAGTAAACCTTAAAAAGCATGGTCTTAGTTTTACTGAAGCAGCTTTTGTTTTTACCGACGCCAAAACAATCTATTTACCCGACCCAGATCATTCGATAGGTGAGGAAAGATTAGTTGCTTTAGGCAAAATCAGAGATTTGACCATTGCCGTTGTAATTTTTGTTGATAAATCGAAAAATGATGAAGAAATTATAAGAATAATTTCGGCAAGAAAAGCTACTAAGTCTGAAGAGCAACAATATTATTCTAGCGAAATTGATTGATATGAGAGAAGAATACGATTTTTCCAAAGGCAAGCGCAATCTTTACACAAGATCTTTGAAAGATCTTCATTTTCCGGTGTATTTGGATCCGGCATTAGAAGAATACTATCAAAAGATCGCGGCGAAAAAGAAGAAAGATTTAAGTTCGATTATTAATTCCATTTTGCAAAAGGAAATGGAATTACATGATTCTTTATCATAGTAAGCAAATCTTATAATTCATCTTCTAAATCCGCCACCATCGCATAACTAACAGCTTGTCGCTGCGCTTCGGGCCTGCTTCGCAACCCTCGCTTGGCCTTCGGCACATTGGCTTCTGTCACTCGTCTTGCAGGGCAAGTCTCGTGCCAGCCTCTAACGCCTCCTTCGGGGCTCAGAGTCGCCAACGTCGGCAAGCGTTGGACGTTATGCGTAATCGCCTAAAATTATTTTATTTATAAAGAACAAAATTTGCAGAACTTCTTAGGGATTTTTGGTTTCACGAGTTTGTTTTGAAATTCGATGCTTTTGCTTAATCAGAAGAATTAATCAGTAAATAGACTTTTTTTACTTACTAAATTTTCCTTATGTTCAAGACTCTCTTGACCTTGCAGATTTTTTATTTGAAGCGTTAGGTGTAGATGGTAGCTTATTGTTTTGAGCTAGCGCGGCGTGCTATTATAGTGGTTAGGCAAGTATCTATGAGTGAAATTTTGACGTTTAATCTAGGATCCATTTTGCGATACTTTTTTACCTTCTGTATTACAATAGGCGACTCCGCATAACTGTCGGTGCTTCCGCTCCGTTCGTGGATCGCTAACGCGACCACTCACTCGGGCTACGCCACATTTGCTTCTGTCACTTCGTTTGCAGGGCAAACTCGCGCCATCGCAAACGTCGGAACACCTTGGTCGTTAGGCGAAATTTAGCTAATTGCTGTTATAAAACTAAAAAACAATGAAGGAAATGAATGAAAATGAAGTATAAAGTATATATATTGATAGTTTGGGTGACTATGGTTTCTTGCGTTAAGCATTTCTATAAAGAACCTAAGATAGTCAACGATAATAGCCTACAGGAAATTAAGAAGAATCGTATAGCTCTCGTTGGATTCCTTCCGTTTGAGGAAACGGGGGGAAATAGAGTTAGAATTGCTTCATTAGATTATAAAAACTCTTTAAAAAAATATGTTAAAATAGGAACCCCGATTGAGCAAATTACAGAGAATGGTATCGATTTATCTGTACCAGCAGAAAATGTAAATAGATTTGCCAGTTTGTATCTTGAAGAAGTTAAAAAGACAGGTTTAGATGAAATAAACAAAGTGTTGCTTATTAAGGAATCTACTAATGGTAATAAGCAAGGATTTCTAAGAAAGCGCGATGTGGATTTTTACGTAGTTGCGATTCTTGGGCCTCCATTTGCTAGACCATCTGTCTCCGGTTACTTCCTCAGTTTGTTAACGTATGTTCCTTTTTTGCTTTCATTAGGCACAGTTCCAAATTGGGGAATCATGGAAAATAAGTCTACATTCTTAATATTCGATTCAAAATTAGAACTTCTGCAAAAGAAGGAATATGACTCTTCATATCATTATTTGATTTCTTGGTTTGTTCCAAAGGAGGGCAATAGAGCCTTTGATGATAATTCCAGGGCGATAGAACCATATCTCGCAGACATTAGCGAATTTGAAACGGAATTTTTGGCTGATATTCAAATGCGCAAAGGGAGTGATTAGAAAAACATTTTATTTAATACAGCTAAACTTCGCCTAACTATCGGTGCTTCCGCTCCGCTCATGGATCGCTTCGCGACCACTCGCTCGGGCTACGCCACATTTTGCATTGTCACTGCGCTTGCAGTGGCAAGCTCGTGCCAAACGCAAAACGTCGGCAAGCCAACGTCGTTAGGCGCCATAACGCTTGAAACGTATGCCGGACATCCTTGTCCGGCTTGATTTAAAGGATTTTATTTCCAAGAAAGATCAATTTTTTTATGTTTAGAAGCGCATTCAGCTAAATATAGATTAATTAGATTTTGGTATGGAATGCCTGTTTGATCTGATAAACCTTTGAAATAACCTATCGTATCTACATCGACTCTGATGGTAATAGGCTTTTTCAATTTCTTTAAATAAGGATTTTTCTTGGACTTTGAAAAGTCATATTCTTTTCTCATAAAAATGTCTCGTATTGTTTAGATTCAGATTTTGTAGCTTTTCGTGCAGAAATAATTCGTATGATATCTTTTGACGATCTATAGCAATGAGAAACCATTAATAGATTAAGCTTGTAGCTAAATCCTAAAATAATGAATCTTTCTTCCTCTTCGGAATGTTCTGGATCATTAATGACCCTGGCATTTTCATCAAAGAAGACAGTTTTAGCTTCTTCGAATGAAATTCCATGCTTTCTTTTATTAGATAGGTTTTTAACTGAATCCCATTCAAAGTCAATTTCTGACATATGTATATTATCAATATACTATACATATATACTGCGTCAATAAGATTTATGAGGAAAGAATAAAGGTTAGGGGATCCTCAGAGCGCCATCCGTGGCGCATTTGAAGCGTTACGGCTGCCTAACTATCGGTGCTTCCGCTCCGCTCGTGGATCGCTAACGCGACCACTCACTCGGGCTATGCCACATTTGCTTCTGTCACTCGCCTTGCAAGGCAAGCCTCGTGCCATCGCAAACGTCGGAACACCTTGGTCGTTAGGCGTAATAAACCTTGCAAACTACTTTAATACCTCCCGGACATCCATGTCCGGGTATGAAAAATTTATCATTTTTTGAGATTGACTATACTTACAATTTCTGTAAGTATAGGTAAATTGATTAAAAGTTTTGAGAATAAGGATACTGAAAAGATCTGGAAGGGTTTATTCGTTAAATCAATCCCAAATCAAATTTCGGAAATAGCTCTTAGAAAACTGAGGATGATCAACAACGCTCAAAGTGTTGAAAATCTGAAATCGCCGCCAGGAAATAAGTTAGAATTACTTTCTGGAAATAGGAAAGGGCAGTATAGCATCAGAATAAATGATCAATGGCGAATTTGCTTCCGATGGGATGAAAAAGATGCCTATGACGTTGAGATTGTCGACTATCATTGAATTCTCTAGTTTGTTTTTATATAGGAAATTAATAGCATGAAGAAATGGATAAAAAACCCGCATCCAGGAGATATTCTTAATGAGGAATTTCTTAA comes from the Leptospira dzoumogneensis genome and includes:
- a CDS encoding type II toxin-antitoxin system RelE/ParE family toxin, with the protein product MIKSFENKDTEKIWKGLFVKSIPNQISEIALRKLRMINNAQSVENLKSPPGNKLELLSGNRKGQYSIRINDQWRICFRWDEKDAYDVEIVDYH
- a CDS encoding DUF4258 domain-containing protein, translating into MIFDWDNDKNETLKSERNISFERVVVEIESGSVLEILKHPNKKKYPNQILLIVEIDNYAWVIPAIESKDTFFFKTAYPSRKYTSIYLPEANL
- a CDS encoding toxin-antitoxin system, antitoxin component, with the translated sequence MREEYDFSKGKRNLYTRSLKDLHFPVYLDPALEEYYQKIAAKKKKDLSSIINSILQKEMELHDSLS
- a CDS encoding type II toxin-antitoxin system VapC family toxin, yielding MKLILDTNCYISFLNKRNQEQHEKMVLFWERISRLEYEVILTSHNISEIVFVFKSIYSIEQKEINQIVQDLLANPGVTFEAAYYPEIILSLWPKNIKDYGDGVLAAAGKVLEARIVTFDQEFIKSLKKLSMDSFHI
- a CDS encoding ATP-dependent nuclease: MLIKKIGIENFGCYRKETKFAFNDGSFLIGANNSGKSFVLKAIEVFFDSDKFNSDLINKSEYTNKGKNYNKSRIEIEFNLGKIKSDALKKRLRDLLGKNEKIVKTFTFREVSKTILIEYTIQSKKYTDENLHEDIKKLLGSISISYIHPQEGREILLNAQAKLKERLLANWGRHSSISESIDQLKNSWLELRERANSYLSSSLTANLKNIWPTCEIKINLPQNIEEVLAISDIEFRGDPTLPEINITSQGTGAQTTILFQTHFLLDSDRSLHRGEYHPVWLLEEPESFLHADITIKLGKLLNSSEWLKNIQIITTTHSPLLIATSNINSSNIRWSLLEKAEIVKTETSDRWSESDIKEMGKMLGDSNFLTYFETINKDSALFIEDTRKETIEMYSSVGIEIKKALNGIGEVKKYIEVIESYSDHLNSPIFFLVDCDEGKSQIEIFLKNQKSERKGVKLYEYRKNLFIILLPPTFAIENLFEEYDSIVKRGIAHIVDSNLKPVQVVASNFSRAHGHMRGKKYTNEQEVILDLRKQQDFKDYFWAEVKKNALTISNDYVEIIKEYLSYR
- a CDS encoding Lp29 family lipoprotein, whose amino-acid sequence is MKYKVYILIVWVTMVSCVKHFYKEPKIVNDNSLQEIKKNRIALVGFLPFEETGGNRVRIASLDYKNSLKKYVKIGTPIEQITENGIDLSVPAENVNRFASLYLEEVKKTGLDEINKVLLIKESTNGNKQGFLRKRDVDFYVVAILGPPFARPSVSGYFLSLLTYVPFLLSLGTVPNWGIMENKSTFLIFDSKLELLQKKEYDSSYHYLISWFVPKEGNRAFDDNSRAIEPYLADISEFETEFLADIQMRKGSD
- a CDS encoding BrnT family toxin, yielding MSEIDFEWDSVKNLSNKRKHGISFEEAKTVFFDENARVINDPEHSEEEERFIILGFSYKLNLLMVSHCYRSSKDIIRIISARKATKSESKQYETFL
- a CDS encoding AbrB/MazE/SpoVT family DNA-binding domain-containing protein is translated as MKLRSKITSKYQITIPKEIRDSLKLSMEDVIEWSIDEQGIHIESANKPFLKYKGFLNKGSADIKSDIKKAWGERAKKYSK
- a CDS encoding CopG family antitoxin, which gives rise to MRKEYDFSKSKKNPYLKKLKKPITIRVDVDTIGYFKGLSDQTGIPYQNLINLYLAECASKHKKIDLSWK
- a CDS encoding BrnT family toxin; the protein is MRFEWDVEKEKVNLKKHGLSFTEAAFVFTDAKTIYLPDPDHSIGEERLVALGKIRDLTIAVVIFVDKSKNDEEIIRIISARKATKSEEQQYYSSEID